Genomic segment of Vulpes lagopus strain Blue_001 chromosome 7, ASM1834538v1, whole genome shotgun sequence:
atagtgacaattgaaaaaaataacagtccATGTATCAAGAAATTGAGGAGAAAGGGAATATTCTAAACAAGCTCAATATATTCCCTTCCATAAAGACCTTGCtccttggccttttggctaataTCAGTGTAATGATTACTATAACCACTATactgttattaataaaaatataacaacagCAATAATTATGGCCAATATTTCTAGAGTATTCACTATGACCCTAACACTGAGATCTTTTCTTGTTTAATGCATATAGCATCTTATTCATTTGAAGGACATAAATGTCCTTTGTTGAACTTtgctcagtttctctctttcattaataGATTAATGTCCTCCCACCCTTGCTTCATAAACCATCCTGTGGATTGCAATTCTGTCAAGTGGCCTGGATGTTAGCATTGGCTGGTTCAAAAGTTCTCTCCTCCACATAAGCCAATGTGAGGGCAGAGGAAAAAATGCTCACTTACCCCCTTGTTCTCTCAAGACTCCATGCATTCTAACCTCCGTCCACTTCTGTCATGACATATGAATCCTTCCAAGATCATATCCTAAGATAGTTTAGTTTCAATTAAACCAAGAAAGGATACTTTTATATCAATAATGTATTTGCACACCAGCTCCTAGAATTATTCACTCTTGAAGATATCTTGACTCAACGATGATGTGGAGGTCAGTTTTATGAGGTGGCAATTACTGAGAGTACATAATCCCATATGTAATTATTACAGGAGCCAGATAATAGAGGAATTTCAATGCCACAGAGGACGTGGGAGTTTCACGGGTAGAATGCCATTGAGGTATCCTACAAGGATGCAATGGATCTTTCTTTACTGGCACCTATAGGAAGATTGCTCTGtaaagatacacaaaataaatgcaCTTAAGACTACTTGGAAGATGGGAGATACTACAAAACCATTGCTATTTGGAAATATCCTAGAGGGTggctaccaagaaaaaaaaagtcagtcaaaAGATATATGTTATAGGAACGCctggtggaacatgcaactcttgatcgcATGGGATCAttatgggtttgagccccatgttggtagtagagattacttaaaaataaaatcttttgaaaaaaagaaatatgctataAAATAACTCTCAGTTTCTAGACATGGTCCATGtttcttggagagagagagagagagagagagagagaaagaaagaaagaaagaaagaaagaaagaaagaaagaaagaaagaaatgtgtttattAGAGAAAATAGCATTGTTCCTGAAAAGCATTAACCATTCTTGTTTAAGGAACAGACAAGAATTTCCCCTACAGATATGACATTTCTTCAACAGACACAAGAGACTCATTCAGCCTTTTCTTAGAATGTCTCTCATTCACTGTAGTCTGATGACAAATGACAAATCACAACAAAGTCCAACAAAAACAATTCCTTTGAAATAGGTAGGTCCCAATAGAATGACCTGATGTAAttgtaaaatatagaatatttagaaGAATGGATTAATGGTGTTATTTCTCGCGCTGAGGCGGTAGATAATGTCAGATTATAATTTCCAGGATTACCTGAGATTTGCAATTATGAGCAGACTCGGATAGTACAGAATTAACTATGCAGTTaagattttctaagaaaataaagtcatctAACCAGATTTGATAGTTTGAAGAAACTACTAGAATGTAATCCTAGATTTTAAAATGGCATGCAGGCATGATAGtttctaaaaaagtaaaacaacactTGTTTTCATTCTTAGTTTTAGCATTAGAAAAATAGGTAATACATAGAAGTCACTCAAAATTTACCTGGtgaggaaagaaggaataaaggaacCTGATGGGAAGAATTGTTTAaatattattagattttattttattattatttttaagattttatttattcatgagagacacacagagagaggcagagacataggcagagggagaagtgggctccctgcggggagcctgatgggggattcgatcccaggaccccaggattacgacaGAAGCCATTTGGGTGCCCCAAATATTATTAGATTTTAAAGCATAGATAAAAGACTTCTCTCCAACAAGGgatatctgtgtgtctgtttcacTGTAACTAACTTATGTCCCTAATTCATCAGACACATCAACAACATGGaatcagaaaacagaacagaagTATCAGAATTCATCCTCCTGGGACTCTCAGAGGATCCAGAACTGCAGCCCCTTCTCTTTGGGCTGTTCCTGACCATGTACCTGGTCACCATGCTGGGGAACCTGCTCATCATCCTGGCGGTTGGATCTGactcccacctccacacccccatgtacttcttcctcgcCAACCTGTCTTTTGTTGACATCTCTTTCACCTCCACTATAGTCCCAAAGATGCTGGTGAACATCCAAACGCAGAACAAAGCCATCACCTACGCCGGCTGCCTCACTCAGCTATATTTTTTCATGGTGTTTATATGCATGGACAATTTACTGCTAACTGTGATGGCttatgaccgctatgtggccatctgccaTCCTCTATATTACGTGGTCATCATGAACCCTCGCCTCTGTGGCCTGCTGATTCTTGTCTCTCTGTTCATTAGCATTATGATCGCCCTGCTCCATAGTCTGATGGTGTTGCAACTGTCCTTCTGCACAGACTTGAAAATCCCCCACTTCTTCTGTGAGCTTGCTCAGATCCTCAAACTTGCCTGTTCTGATACTCTTATCAATAACATCCTGGTGTATTTAATGACCAGCTTGTTGGGTGTTGGCCCTCTCTCAGGAATAATTTTCTCTTACACTCGTATTGTCTCCTCCATCCTGAGAGTCCCATCAACTAATGGAAAGGTCAAAGCTTTTTCCACCTGTGGGTCTCACCTGTCTGTTGTTTTCTTATTCTATGGGACATGTGTTGGAGTGTACCTTAGTTCTGCAGCTTCCCTCTCCCCCAGAAGGAGAGCAGCGGCCTCAGTGATGTACACGGTGGTCACTCCCATGATGAACCCCTTCATCTACAGCCTCAGGAATAGAGACATGAAGGGAGCCTTGAGAAAACTCACCTCTGGAACATCTTCCTTTTCATGATTCTATCATCTGCCTTGGGTGATGTCAAATGATTGAAAGGGAATTATGGGTATGTTAGAAATCctgactcctctttttttttttttagattttatttatttatttatttatttatttatttatttatttatttatttatttattcctgagagacagagagagagagaggcagagatacaggcagagggagaagcaggctccatgcagggagcctgatgtgggactcgatcccgggactctggggtcacaccctgggcggaaggcaggcactaaaccgctgagccactctggAGTCTCTCCTGACTCCTCTTTAATTCAGTTCTAACAAAGTAGTTAATCAAGCTTTCAAgtcaaataattttgtatttagtCATACAGTACTGTGTGTTTGTACCCATCATTTATTAACTAACAACTCTGAATTCACTTCAACATCTATAGAATGGGCGGAGTAATATTACACATTTGGTTATTAAATCAACGCTATCTTAAGTTTGAAGCTAAATCTCATACCAAGCAGCTCTATGGATGGAAGAGTCTTTTTaagcagaatttattttctgGGGTGTGTTCTGTGTGCTGAGAGTGGCATGGGGAGAATATTTGTATAGATTGGAGCCTGGCTTTTGTCtctatggaaaaatatttggtctttgtccccagtCCCTGGCACAGAACTCCTTGGAATCTCCTGAGTGATAACAGTGTCCTTGGTTTGCTAAAGAGACAACTCTTGGCTCCGAACTCCTAGGTAGCCTCAGGGCTGGTTTCCAGAAAGCCCAGAAgattggaactttcagccccacccccaacctctagGTGTTACGGTTAAGGTTAGGCTTAGGGAGATTGAACCAATGACCAATGACTTGATCAATCAAACCTATGAAATGAAACCCccattaaataaactaaaaagacagggttcagagagcttctgggttgatAAACAAGAGCACAGTCATGTTCCAGGAGGGTGGAGCACCCCAAACTCCAGAGTAACAGCAGCTCCTGTGCTCAGGACCCTTCTGGATCTGGCCCTACATATCTTTTCATCTAACTGTTCATTCTTATCCTTtgtaaagtaataataataataataataataatggcagtaTTCTAGTAAGTAATCTGttttcctgaattctgtgagctgctctagaaAATTCATTGAACCTGAGGAGAGGACCAAGGGAACCTCTCATTTATAGCCAGTCATTCAGAAGCATAGGAGATAGTTTGGACTTGCAATTGGTTTTTGAAGTGGGACAGGGGCGGTCTTATGCAACTGAACTCTTAACCTGTGAGACCTGACACTATATCCAGTAGACAGTATTAGAATTAAGTTGAATtgcaggacacccagctggtaaCCAGGAAATGTGAGAATCATTTAGTGtgagggaacacacacacacacacacacacacacacacacacacacacacacttggaagCCAGAggtatcagggatccctgggtggcgcagcggtttggcgcctgcctttggcccagggcgcgatcctggagacccgggatcgaatcccacgtcgggctcccggtgcatggagcctgcttctccctctgcctgtgtctctgcctctctctctctctctgtgtgactatcataaataaataaaaattaaaaaaaaaaaaaggaagccagaggTATCAGAAGTAGTTTTGAGTGTTAATAAAGCAATATTAACAAAAGCATGGATGGGGTTTAGGAAAATCACAGAGTAGTGTGGTACCCTGTGTCTATTAAGAGAAGGCTATACTacccgggcacctgggtggctcagtagttgaacctctgcctttggctcagggtgtgatcctggagcccttggcttgagtcccacattgtgctccctgcatggagcctgcttttccctttgcctgtgtctctgcctctctctttctctgtgtctctcatgaataaataaataaaatatatttaaaaagttggaccctcaaccgactgagccacccaagcgccccaatgatgtcttttgatgagcagttcttaattttaatgcatTCTAGTTatcaaatctttctttcctttgcctcctttttaagaaatatatgccTATTCCAAGAAATAGTCatactttctctatttttttgttttatcgCTCACATTTATTTCTGCAATCATTCTagaatgattttgatttttagacATAGCGTGAGAATGGATGAAACTACTGAAAAGATAGTCCCTTGCTCCACTGCAGTCATTGCCATAATACACTAGGTGGCGCTCTTCTCTTGGATTGTTCAGGTTTTTACCCTTGCATCAATCCCAAAGGAGGGGATTAACTCTACTTAAAGTTCAAAAAACAGGCAAAGCTCTTCCATGATGTGTAGgagagggtgaaaaaaaaatcttcccttctACCCTTCTTAGGCTCTTGGTTGGGGCTCTGTACCAAAAggcagattaacaagagaaaacacGCAAATGCATTTAAGTTTTACTTGACACTAGACacttcataaggaaatgaaaacacaaagttGTTAACCTAAACATTTTAATGCTAGGTGTGAGGAAGAGTAGAAAGTAGTGGGGAAATGTGATAGGACAAAAGGATATGTGTTTAAGGGTAGTAAACAGGGAAATTTAGCAATCCCATTCATTTGGATTCCTCTCTGCATCCCTCCATCTTCAGAGATAAGAATTGCCCCTTTCTCTGAGTATAGAAAGGACATCTATCCCATGAGCATCTTATGACCTACTTCAGGGGAAGGTCAGAGAGTCCTTTCTAAAACTGCCATTTCTCAAATACCTTCAAATTAACATATTCGATATGCTAAGGTGTCATATTTTAGGGCAATTGTATACTGAACCCTGTCAGATTTGTTAAAAGATTTCATATTAGGGTGTTCTTGGAGGATGGGGGGTTGTAGTGACCAACAGAACCATGGAAGAGGCTTCTGGGTttctggtaattttctttttaaaaaacctgggtagtgggatacctgggtgtctcagtggttgagcgtctgccttcagttcagggcctgatcccggagtcccgggatctctCTTTCCAACTTTCAGGGTGCTGTTTTCTTtaattgggctccctgtatggagcctgcttgtccctctgcctgtgcctgtgcctctctctctctctctctctctccctctctctctgtctctcatgaataaataaataaatctaaaaaaaaaagtaaaaagtaaataaaaataagatttaaaaaacctGAGTAGCAATTGCATTGGACATGTACCCTTTGAGGACATTTTTATGATTTGTATATAAATGTTCACTTTTAAGTTTTATCCACAGACTATCTGAATGTTTCTTATActtcaacaaataatttattttttaaaaagcttatttatttattcatgagagacagagatagagagaggcagcgacacaggcagagagagaagcaggctcctgcagggagcccgatgtgggactcgatcccgggaccccgggaccacgacctgagccgaaggcagatgctcaaacactgagccacctaggtgcccctcaacaaataatttaaaataaataaataaaataataaaataaataaaaagtccacTTTATCTCTTTCCAACTTCTCTAGGCAGTGTGAATGATTGATTAAAGGCCATTTACACAAGTAGGGGGATGTTTACCAGTATAAATTCATCaactgtgaaaattaataaaagaatctCATTATAATGGAGTCTGGAAGGTGGGGAGACAGGAGCGGGGTCCTTTCAACTCTATTACTGGTTGGCAATTGCAACCAaacagaaagaggggcaccttGCAAGTTGATACCACTTTCCTACCACAGCAAGAGGATGAgagattttcttctctcctggcaacagctcagccaatgagagACCATCACcactcagccaatgaaaagccactaTATTTCAAACTACAAGTTTATTCCAAAGGAGTTTTTATGACAGCCTTCCCAATTTCCTGCTATCCTTTATGAAAGAGCATTCCTCTCTGTTCTGTGGACTCCTTAGTTTGCTTGTCCTGGGTTGCAATTCTCTGCTTTTCCTACATATATCCCACCCccccatccaccccccccccctttttttttgctgGCAAAATAACTAGcagtttcatttttaaggttaacataTTTTATCTCTCTATGATAATCATATCTTTATGTAGAAACACAATGTGCATGAAATTTTTCCAACTTTCAGGGTGCTATTTTCTTTAACAATACTTCCCACTGAGGAGTTTTGTAGAATTTTCCTACTCTTAATTTTGAAGAGATAAGTGAGTGGTATTTTTCCACTTCACTCATCCCACCAATTAATCCTTGTGAGATTACTAGGATTCAGCCTTGATTAGACAAACTCTGATCCTGACCCAGGTTtgtttatgaattttaaatatccaatttctgtttttatgtccCTAGATCCTACGTGCATCCTAActgaatctttttcctttcttcctcctctttgctgATTCCAGATCTTTAAGATATGACCCTCTCTAGAGTTTCCCCAGTCTTGATCCCAAGCACCCACTGCTCCAGGTCTTTCTATTTTCTGCTCACCTCTCTGCAGTGGAGTGGTTCTGTCCCCACCTTGTTACTGTAAAGAGtaatcagaattattttattacttactttACTCGTTTGAGTCTCACAGAAATTTAGGAGGCAGCTCACGTATATAAAAGGGAGGTGCTATAGGCAATATACCGAAGTTGTCTGGCTTGGAGTTGGAATTAGAATTTGTGctaatagcctccagttccatccacgttgaagcaaatggtgggtatttgtctggagggtattatgctgagtgaaatgagtcaatcagagaaggacaaacattatatggtcccattcatttggggaatataaataataatgaaagggaatagaggggaagggagaagaaatgggtagaaaatatcagaaaggg
This window contains:
- the LOC121495047 gene encoding olfactory receptor 7G3-like is translated as MESENRTEVSEFILLGLSEDPELQPLLFGLFLTMYLVTMLGNLLIILAVGSDSHLHTPMYFFLANLSFVDISFTSTIVPKMLVNIQTQNKAITYAGCLTQLYFFMVFICMDNLLLTVMAYDRYVAICHPLYYVVIMNPRLCGLLILVSLFISIMIALLHSLMVLQLSFCTDLKIPHFFCELAQILKLACSDTLINNILVYLMTSLLGVGPLSGIIFSYTRIVSSILRVPSTNGKVKAFSTCGSHLSVVFLFYGTCVGVYLSSAASLSPRRRAAASVMYTVVTPMMNPFIYSLRNRDMKGALRKLTSGTSSFS